A DNA window from Arachis duranensis cultivar V14167 chromosome 3, aradu.V14167.gnm2.J7QH, whole genome shotgun sequence contains the following coding sequences:
- the LOC107477358 gene encoding pentatricopeptide repeat-containing protein At4g01570 isoform X2: MVDWWQRNRASKKLGDILIVASITKALSKSGGTRNLSPSLKLTHSIILNVLSNPSLHPSNKLHFFFWSRSHSSSLPPSVAAYSALFCTLSHPAHLHHVPALLHSLKQDSLLLDSHSFKLLLDASILSSNFDLALQLLDYMQDLGSNLQPHIYSSVLVALVRKNQVPLALSIFFKLLDSTADGFDSNTANELLVSLRKASMKVEFKQVFDRLREKKGFYFDTWGYNICIYAFGCWGDLGASLILFKEMKLKEKEELLDYGSRGHTYSSVGPDLCTYNSLISVLCKVGRVNDALKVFQELKEGSGHEPDKFTYRILVQGCSKTYRVHDAIVIFNEMQKNGFRLDPVIYNSMLDGLFKARKVTEACQLFEKMVEEGTKASCWTYNILVDGLLKNGRPEAAYTLFCDLKKKGQFVDGVTYSIIVLQFCREGQLEEALQLVEEMESRGFVVDLTTITSLLISIHRHGRWDWTDRLMRHVRESDLVLSVLKWKAGMEASLKNPKSKRKDYSPMFPSKGDFSDVLSFMTNAQDVTLDSQHGSDFQDKESSGNKFDEWSSSPHLDKLAESALSTSQLFTPSHAQRVQEKGLDSFDIDMVNTFLSIFLDKGKLSLACKLFEIFTDAGVDPVCYTFNSMMSSFVKRGYFTEALAILNQMGENLCPTDIATYNMIIQSLGRMGRADLASAVLDRLLKQGGYLDVDMYNTLINVLGKAGRIDGANNFFEQRAVG; this comes from the exons ATGGTGGATTGGTGGCAAAGAAACCGTGCATCAAAAAAACTGGGAGACATTCTCATTGTGGCCTCCATCACCAAAGCCCTCTCCAAATCAGGAGGAACTCGcaacctctctccctctctcaaaCTCACACATTCCATCATCCTCAACGTCCTGTCCAACCCCTCCCTCCACCCTTCCAACAagcttcatttcttcttctggTCTCGTTCCCATTCTTCCTCCCTTCCGCCCTCTGTCGCTGCCTACTCTGCCCTCTTCTGCACTCTCTCCCACCCTGCCCACCTCCACCATGTTCCGGCCCTCCTCCACTCCCTCAAACAAGACTCCCTCCTTCTCGATTCCCACTCCTTCAAGCTTCTCCTCGATGCGTCCATCCTCTCTTCTAACTTCGATTTGGCTCTACAACTCTTGGATTACATGCAAGATCTTGGCAGCAACCTGCAACCTCACATCTATAGCTCTGTCCTCGTTGCTCTCGTTAGGAAGAACCAAGTCCCACTGGCTTTGTCCATCTTTTTCAAGCTTCTTGATTCTACTGCTGATGGTTTTGATTCCAATACAGCCAATGAGTTGTTGGTTTCTCTTAGGAAAGCAAGCATGAAGGTGGAgttcaaacaagtttttgatAGGCTTAGAGAGAAGAAAGGTTTTTATTTTGATACTTGGGGCTACAACATTTGCATCTATGCATTTGGTTGTTGGGGTGATCTTGGTGCTTCTTTGATCCTCTTCAAGGAGATGAAGCTGAAGGAGAAAGAGGAGTTGCTGGATTATGGTTCCCGCGGCCACACTTATTCTTCTGTTGGACCTGATTTGTGCACTTATAACAGTCTCATTAGTGTGCTTTGTAAGGTTGGCAGAGTCAATGATGCACTTAAAGTGTTTCAAGAGCTTAAAGAAGGATCTGGCCATGAACCTGATAAGTTCACTTATAGGATCCTTGTGCAAGGTTGTTCCAAGACTTACAGAGTACATGATGCCATCGTGATTTTCAATGAGATGCAGAAAAATGGATTTCGCCTCGATCCTGTTATTTATAATTCTATGCTTGATGGACTCTTCAAGGCCAGGAAGGTTACAGAAGCCTGCCAACTGTTTGAGAAAATGGTTGAAGAAGGCACGAAGGCATCTTGCTGGACATATAACATTCTGGTTGATGGCTTGCTTAAAAATGGGAGACCTGAAGCCGCGTATACTCTCTTCTGCGACCTCAAGAAGAAAGGCCAGTTCGTCGATGGGGTTACTTACAGCATCATTGTGCTGCAATTTTGTCGAGAAGGTCAACTTGAGGAGGCACTACAATTGGTGGAGGAGATGGAAAGCAGAGGTTTTGTTGTTGATCTCACTACGATAACATCGCTCTTGATTAGCATTCATAGACATGGTCGCTGGGATTGGACGGACAGGCTTATGAGGCATGTGAGGGAGAGTGATCTGGTGCTTAGTGTTCTCAAGTGGAAAGCTGGAATGGAGGCTTCTTTGAAGAACCCAAAGAGCAAGAGAAAGGATTATTCGCCAATGTTCCCTTCCAAAGGAGACTTTAGTGACGTCTTGAGCTTCATGACTAATGCTCAGGACGTCACCCTTGATTCACAGCACGGTTCAGATTTTCAAGACAAGGAGAGTTCCGGTAACAAATTTGATGAGTGGTCATCATCCCCACACTTGGATAAATTGGCCGAGTCCGCGCTTAGCACTTCCCAGCTATTTACTCCTTCTCATGCTCAAAGAGTTCAAGAAAAGGGGCTAGATTCTTTTGATATTGATATGGTGAATACTTTCTTGTCTATATTCTTGGACAAGGGAAAGTTGAGCTTGGCTTGCAagttatttgaaattttcacTGATGCAGGTGTGGATCCTGTGTGTTACACTTTTAATTCTATGATGAGCTCCTTTGTCAAAAGGGGTTATTTCACTGAAGCTTTGGCTATCCTGAACCAAATGGGAGAAAATCTTTGCCCAACTGATATAGCAACATACAATATGATAATTCAAAGTTTAGGAAGGATGGGAAGAGCAGATCTGGCCAGTGCTGTTCTTGATAGGCTGCTGAAGCAAG GTGGCTATCTCGATGTAGATATGTATAACACACTTATCAATGTTCTGGGAAAGGCAGGCCGAATTGATGGGGCGAACAACTTCTTCGAGCAAAGAGCAGTGGGATAA
- the LOC107477358 gene encoding pentatricopeptide repeat-containing protein At4g01570 isoform X1 — MVDWWQRNRASKKLGDILIVASITKALSKSGGTRNLSPSLKLTHSIILNVLSNPSLHPSNKLHFFFWSRSHSSSLPPSVAAYSALFCTLSHPAHLHHVPALLHSLKQDSLLLDSHSFKLLLDASILSSNFDLALQLLDYMQDLGSNLQPHIYSSVLVALVRKNQVPLALSIFFKLLDSTADGFDSNTANELLVSLRKASMKVEFKQVFDRLREKKGFYFDTWGYNICIYAFGCWGDLGASLILFKEMKLKEKEELLDYGSRGHTYSSVGPDLCTYNSLISVLCKVGRVNDALKVFQELKEGSGHEPDKFTYRILVQGCSKTYRVHDAIVIFNEMQKNGFRLDPVIYNSMLDGLFKARKVTEACQLFEKMVEEGTKASCWTYNILVDGLLKNGRPEAAYTLFCDLKKKGQFVDGVTYSIIVLQFCREGQLEEALQLVEEMESRGFVVDLTTITSLLISIHRHGRWDWTDRLMRHVRESDLVLSVLKWKAGMEASLKNPKSKRKDYSPMFPSKGDFSDVLSFMTNAQDVTLDSQHGSDFQDKESSGNKFDEWSSSPHLDKLAESALSTSQLFTPSHAQRVQEKGLDSFDIDMVNTFLSIFLDKGKLSLACKLFEIFTDAGVDPVCYTFNSMMSSFVKRGYFTEALAILNQMGENLCPTDIATYNMIIQSLGRMGRADLASAVLDRLLKQGGYLDVDMYNTIINVLGKAGRIDGANNFFEQMKSSGINPDVVTYNTLIEIHSKAGRLKDAYKFLKMMLDAGCPPNHVTDTTLDYLGKEIK, encoded by the coding sequence ATGGTGGATTGGTGGCAAAGAAACCGTGCATCAAAAAAACTGGGAGACATTCTCATTGTGGCCTCCATCACCAAAGCCCTCTCCAAATCAGGAGGAACTCGcaacctctctccctctctcaaaCTCACACATTCCATCATCCTCAACGTCCTGTCCAACCCCTCCCTCCACCCTTCCAACAagcttcatttcttcttctggTCTCGTTCCCATTCTTCCTCCCTTCCGCCCTCTGTCGCTGCCTACTCTGCCCTCTTCTGCACTCTCTCCCACCCTGCCCACCTCCACCATGTTCCGGCCCTCCTCCACTCCCTCAAACAAGACTCCCTCCTTCTCGATTCCCACTCCTTCAAGCTTCTCCTCGATGCGTCCATCCTCTCTTCTAACTTCGATTTGGCTCTACAACTCTTGGATTACATGCAAGATCTTGGCAGCAACCTGCAACCTCACATCTATAGCTCTGTCCTCGTTGCTCTCGTTAGGAAGAACCAAGTCCCACTGGCTTTGTCCATCTTTTTCAAGCTTCTTGATTCTACTGCTGATGGTTTTGATTCCAATACAGCCAATGAGTTGTTGGTTTCTCTTAGGAAAGCAAGCATGAAGGTGGAgttcaaacaagtttttgatAGGCTTAGAGAGAAGAAAGGTTTTTATTTTGATACTTGGGGCTACAACATTTGCATCTATGCATTTGGTTGTTGGGGTGATCTTGGTGCTTCTTTGATCCTCTTCAAGGAGATGAAGCTGAAGGAGAAAGAGGAGTTGCTGGATTATGGTTCCCGCGGCCACACTTATTCTTCTGTTGGACCTGATTTGTGCACTTATAACAGTCTCATTAGTGTGCTTTGTAAGGTTGGCAGAGTCAATGATGCACTTAAAGTGTTTCAAGAGCTTAAAGAAGGATCTGGCCATGAACCTGATAAGTTCACTTATAGGATCCTTGTGCAAGGTTGTTCCAAGACTTACAGAGTACATGATGCCATCGTGATTTTCAATGAGATGCAGAAAAATGGATTTCGCCTCGATCCTGTTATTTATAATTCTATGCTTGATGGACTCTTCAAGGCCAGGAAGGTTACAGAAGCCTGCCAACTGTTTGAGAAAATGGTTGAAGAAGGCACGAAGGCATCTTGCTGGACATATAACATTCTGGTTGATGGCTTGCTTAAAAATGGGAGACCTGAAGCCGCGTATACTCTCTTCTGCGACCTCAAGAAGAAAGGCCAGTTCGTCGATGGGGTTACTTACAGCATCATTGTGCTGCAATTTTGTCGAGAAGGTCAACTTGAGGAGGCACTACAATTGGTGGAGGAGATGGAAAGCAGAGGTTTTGTTGTTGATCTCACTACGATAACATCGCTCTTGATTAGCATTCATAGACATGGTCGCTGGGATTGGACGGACAGGCTTATGAGGCATGTGAGGGAGAGTGATCTGGTGCTTAGTGTTCTCAAGTGGAAAGCTGGAATGGAGGCTTCTTTGAAGAACCCAAAGAGCAAGAGAAAGGATTATTCGCCAATGTTCCCTTCCAAAGGAGACTTTAGTGACGTCTTGAGCTTCATGACTAATGCTCAGGACGTCACCCTTGATTCACAGCACGGTTCAGATTTTCAAGACAAGGAGAGTTCCGGTAACAAATTTGATGAGTGGTCATCATCCCCACACTTGGATAAATTGGCCGAGTCCGCGCTTAGCACTTCCCAGCTATTTACTCCTTCTCATGCTCAAAGAGTTCAAGAAAAGGGGCTAGATTCTTTTGATATTGATATGGTGAATACTTTCTTGTCTATATTCTTGGACAAGGGAAAGTTGAGCTTGGCTTGCAagttatttgaaattttcacTGATGCAGGTGTGGATCCTGTGTGTTACACTTTTAATTCTATGATGAGCTCCTTTGTCAAAAGGGGTTATTTCACTGAAGCTTTGGCTATCCTGAACCAAATGGGAGAAAATCTTTGCCCAACTGATATAGCAACATACAATATGATAATTCAAAGTTTAGGAAGGATGGGAAGAGCAGATCTGGCCAGTGCTGTTCTTGATAGGCTGCTGAAGCAAGGTGGCTATCTCGATGTAGATATGTATAACACAATTATCAATGTTCTGGGAAAGGCAGGCCGAATTGATGGGGCGAACAACTTCTTCGAGCAAATGAAGAGCAGTGGGATAAATCCTGATGTTGTCACATATAATACATTAATTGAAATTCACAGCAAGGCAGGACGGTTGAAGGATGCGTATAAGTTCTTGAAAATGATGTTGGATGCTGGGTGTCCTCCTAACCATGTAACGGACACGACATTGGATTATCTGggaaaggaaataaaataa
- the LOC107477356 gene encoding putative disease resistance RPP13-like protein 3 has translation MADSVISFVLDNLSQLLAREANLLCGVDDRVRSLQSDLSIINVFLKTSEGKTKKDIDKEVLRQIRDVAHEAEDVIDTFVINVAMHRRRTMLGKMLRGFEHGKLLRDVAVKIDSIKATVNDIRDNKMKLSDVFQQEGESSSAREEEERVLLLHKRRRNVEEHDVVGFVRESKAVIQLIKEESSQSNVVSIIGMGGLGKTTLARKVYNSDQVKSYFKCRAWVYVSNDCNVKKLLLGLIMCLMPNAENEHRRKMKGKKQKGRKKPDDLSSLDVDELKLMVWNFLTMKRYLVVLDDLWNTQDWDEVQNAFPNDNNGSKILITSRLKEVASHTSPCPPYYLQFLGDDESWELFSRKVFRGDECPSDIEDLGKQMVKSCGGLPLSIVVLAGLLANKGKSYKEWSKVVGHVNWYLTQDETQVKDIVLKLSYHNLPSRLKPCFLYLGIYPEDCEISVRPLLQKWVAEGFIQQTGTRDVEEVAEDYLYELIDRSLVQASRVNVNGDVKACRIHDLLRDLCITESKEDKLFEVCTNSNILERSKPRRLSIQCGMHGYVSSSNNYHSCARSLFCLDPKGYDVTPKELKWLFKFFKLVRVLDLGENYCSKVPSNLGLCIHLRYLRIRSGEVILDSICTLENLHTLDIYGPAHPPIYLPRRVWNLKQLRHLKSNGTIILRGHHGSKAGDQVMWNLQTIHSIKFNSEIARMIEKGRFPKLRKLGLHIWVDKNNVHELLSTLRRLTHLNKLTLVFRKKNYGRRPGPTKYEHMEWHIGLKAIELLQSLQHLSNLSTLKVDGALDLATCDIAFPACITKLTLRHISFMNADGVNAIGNLTTLRCLKLHGTHEFDDPFEINCSAGSFSQLQVFEMQVMHVDNWKLANGAMPCLQTLLIEYCKTLDNLPHELWSLTSLRQVKVVEPSQALSRALANLEMKDGCDLIIT, from the coding sequence ATGGCAGATAGTGTGATTTCCTTTGTCCTGGACAACTTGTCCCAATTGCTAGCACGTGAAGCCAATCTGCTATGTGGCGTGGATGACAGGGTTAGATCCCTTCAAAGTGACCTCAGCATCATAAACGTGTTCCTCAAAACATCTGAAGGGAAAACCAAGAAAGATATTGACAAAGAAGTTCTTCGTCAGATCAGAGATGTTGCGCACGAAGCTGAGGATGTCATCGACACCTTTGTTATCAACGTGGCTATGCACAGACGTCGAACCATGCTGGGGAAGATGCTCCGTGGTTTTGAACATGGAAAGTTGCTCCGTGATGTGGCTGTGAAAATAGACAGCATAAAAGCCACTGTCAATGACATAAGAGACAACAAGATGAAGCTCAGCGATGTCTTTCAACAAGAAGGTGAATCATCATCAGcaagagaggaggaggagagggTGCTGTTGCTGcacaagagaagaagaaatgtgGAGGAGCATGATGTGGTTGGTTTTGTTCGTGAATCCAAGGCAGTGATCCAGCTGATTAAGGAAGAGAGTTCCCAAAGCAACGTTGTGTCCATCATCGGTATGGGTGGGTTGGGCAAAACCACCCTTGCTCGAAAGGTCTATAACAGCGATCAGGTAAAGTCATATTTCAAATGTCGGGCATGGGTTTATGTTTCAAATGACTGCAATGTCAAGAAGCTTTTGCTTGGCCTCATCATGTGTTTGATGCCTAACGCTGAGAACGAGCATAGGAGGAAAATGAAGGGAAAGAAacaaaagggaagaaagaaaCCAGATGACCTCTCTAGCTTGGATGTGGACGAACTAAAGCTCATGGTGTGGAATTTCTTGACTATGAAAAGGTATCTGGTAGTCCTTGATGACCTCTGGAATACTCAAGACTGGGATGAGGTACAAAATGCTTTTCCAAACGACAATAATGGTAGCAAAATACTAATTACTAGCCGTTTGAAAGAGGTGGCATCCCATACGAGTCCATGTCCTCCTTATTACCTTCAATTCCTTGGTGATGATGAAAGCTGGGAACTCTTTTCTAGGAAAGTGTTTCGAGGAGATGAGTGTCCTTCTGATATAGAGGATCTTGGAAAACAGATGGTCAAAAGTTGTGGCGGTTTGCCACTCTCTATTGTTGTTTTGGCAGGGTTACTTGCAAACAAGGGGAAGTCATACAAGGAATGGTCCAAAGTTGTGGGACATGTCAACTGGTATCTTACTCAAGATGAGACCCAAGTCAAGGACATTGTACTCAAACTCAGCTACCACAACTTGCCTTCAAGACTAAAGCCCTGCTTTCTGTATTTGGGGATCTACCCTGAAGATTGTGAGATCTCTGTAAGGCCATTGCTACAAAAATGGGTTGCTGAGGGATTTATTCAACAAACTGGGACCAGAGATGTAGAGGAAGTTGCAGAAGATTACTTGTATGAGCTCATTGATCGTAGCTTGGTTCAAGCATCACGAGTGAATGTTAATGGAGATGTGAAAGCATGTCGCATCCATGATCTTCTTCGTGATCTTTGCATAACTGAGAGCAAAGAGGACAAGCTTTTTGAGGTTTGCACAAATAGTAACATTCTGGAGAGATCAAAACCACGCAGGCTTTCTATCCAATGCGGCATGCATGGCTACGTTTCTTCAAGCAACAATTACCATTCATGTGCCCGCTCTTTGTTTTGCCTTGACCCAAAAGGGTATGATGTTACCCCCAAGGAATTGAAATGGCTTTTCAAATTCTTCAAACTGGTTCGGGTATTAGATCTTGGGGAAAACTATTGCAGCAAAGTCCCTTCCAACTTGGGCTTATGTATCCATTTAAGGTATTTAAGAATAAGAAGTGGTGAAGTCATTCTAGATTCTATATGCACACTAGAAAATTTACATACTTTGGACATATATGGGCCGGCGCATCCTCCAATATATCTCCCTAGGAGAGTATGGAACCTCAAACAACTTAGGCATTTGAAGAGTAATGGAACCATCATCCTACGAGGCCACCATGGTTCAAAAGCAGGTGATCAAGTCATGTGGAATCTTCAAACCATTCATTCCATTAAATTCAATAGTGAGATTGCACGCATGATAGAGAAAGGAAGGTTTCCGAAGCTACGAAAGTTGGGTTTGCACATCTGGGTCGACAAAAATAATGTGCATGAGTTGTTATCAACCCTACGGCGATTAACTCATCTCAACAAGTTGACACTTGTCTTCAGAAAGAAGAATTATGGACGGCGACCAGGGCCTACAAAGTACGAGCACATGGAATGGCACATCGGGCTCAAAGCAATTGAATTGTTACAAAGCCTGCAGCACTTGTCCAATCTGAGCACTTTAAAAGTTGATGGAGCTTTGGACCTTGCAACGTGTGATATTGCGTTTCCTGCATGCATTACAAAATTAACCTTGAGACACATTAGCTTCATGAATGCTGATGGGGTGAATGCCATTGGTAATCTTACTACACTCCGATGTTTGAAATTGCATGGAACACATGAATTTGATGATCCCTTTGAGATTAATTGCAGTGCAGGCAGTTTCTCACAGCTCCAGGTTTTTGAGATGCAAGTGATGCATGTTGACAACTGGAAATTAGCCAATGGTGCAATGCCATGCCTTCAAACTCTGCTTATCGAATACTGTAAAACATTGGACAATCTCCCACATGAACTGTGGTCTTTGACTTCCCTGAGACAAGTAAAAGTTGTGGAACCCTCCCAAGCATTGTCTCGTGCGCTAGCAAATTTGGaaatgaaggatggatgtgaccTCATAATAACATAG